From the genome of Pseudomonas sihuiensis:
CGGCAGGGCGTCACATTCTGCTGGCTGCCTGCCACCCGGTTGTTTGCGCATGAGCATGAACAAGCCCTAGAATCAGCCATTAAGCAATAAACGCTAGGAATGCGCTGATGAGCCTGCCACCCAATCTGGGTCCCCGTAACGGAATTCTGTCCCTGACCATCAAGGACAAGTCCGTGTTGTACGCGGCCTACATGCCTTTCATCAAGAATGGCGGTCTCTTCATTCCCACCAACAAGAGCTACAAGCTCGGTGACGAAGTGTTCATGCTGCTCAACCTGATGGATGAGCCGGAGAAGATTCCGGTGGCTGGCAAGGTGGTGTGGATCACCCCTAAAGGCGCTCAGGGCAACCGCGCCGCCGGTGTCGGCGTACAGTTCAACGACGGCGATAACACCGCTCGCAACAAGATCGAAACCTACCTCGCTGGCGCGTTGAAGTCCGACCGCCCGACTCACACCATGTAACCCGCTGGCCGCGAGTTTACTGTCCTCGCGGCCGAAGCATCTCCCCCAAGCGTCCAGGCGCCTGCCACTTTCGATTACAATTCGGGCTTTCCCTTTGCCCGAGTTCTCCCGCTGTGCTGATCGACTCCCATTGCCACCTTGATCGTCTCGACCTCGCTGCCCACGGTGGCTCGCTGGATGCTGCCCTGGATGCGGCGCGCGCCGCCGGCGTCGGGCATTTCCTGTGTATTGGCGTCAGCGCCGACAACGCCGCCACGGTCAAGGGCCT
Proteins encoded in this window:
- a CDS encoding PilZ domain-containing protein; its protein translation is MSLPPNLGPRNGILSLTIKDKSVLYAAYMPFIKNGGLFIPTNKSYKLGDEVFMLLNLMDEPEKIPVAGKVVWITPKGAQGNRAAGVGVQFNDGDNTARNKIETYLAGALKSDRPTHTM